Proteins from a genomic interval of Amphiura filiformis chromosome 9, Afil_fr2py, whole genome shotgun sequence:
- the LOC140160077 gene encoding uncharacterized protein: MSRLGLTVNMDKSSLEPDMTKDYIGYKICTQGKPMLKIPSARIKKLQKTITRVLQLNKIRARVLARIAGQCVSMSKAVLPGKLLLRNVYRLLATKLSWDQELVMDSETRADLTWWNHAVTAWNGSPIMVGPVDVQIETDASQTGWGAVCQNQHAAGFWNRRMAEMPSNYREMMAILLALKSFKNLDKKTVQMCTDNIAAAAYINYLGGSSKQLCQLAKAIWLEAYEREMTLQAKYLPGPQNVTADALSRLPNKYEWQLHPGLFGFIDKLWGPHTVDRFATLANAQLPVFNSRFAEPLTSGIDALAQNDWAAHNNFCNPPFRMIGQVLQTIAQRQAHATIIAPLWPAQPWFQTLREMSICPPLKRPKGKACIPCGAQPEPWKNNRWKVYAWRICGHGH; this comes from the coding sequence ATGAGCCGACTCGGCCTTACAGTGAACATGGACAAATCGTCCCTCGAACCGGATATGACAAAGGATTACATTGGCTACAAAATTTGCACACAAGGAAAACCAATGTTGAAAATACCAAGTGCGCGTATCAAGAAGCTACAAAAGACTATTACACGCGTGCTACAACTAAACAAAATCAGGGCCAGAGTTTTGGCTCGTATAGCGGGACAGTGTGTCTCAATGTCAAAGGCAGTGTTGCCAGGGAAACTGTTGCTAAGAAATGTTTACAGACTATTGGCAACCAAACTATCCTGGGATCAAGAATTAGTGATGGATTCGGAAACGCGTGCAGACCTCACCTGGTGGAATCACGCAGTGACAGCATGGAACGGCAGCCCTATCATGGTTGGACCAGTGGATGTCCAGATAGAAACCGACGCATCCCAGACCGGTTGGGGTGCGGTGTGTCAAAATCAGCATGCGGCAGGATTTTGGAATCGCAGAATGGCCGAAATGCCATCGAACTACAGAGAAATGATGGCGATTTTGCTCGCTTTGAAGTCGTTCAAAAATCTAGACAAAAAGACAGTTCAAATGTGCACAGACAATATTGCAGCAGCGGCATACATCAATTATTTAGGAGGTTCGAGCAAACAGCTGTGCCAGTTGGCAAAGGCAATTTGGTTGGAAGCCTACGAAAGGGAAATGACATTGCAAGCCAAATACTTGCCGGGTCCTCAAAATGTAACGGCCGACGCCCTCTCTCGGCTTCCAAACAAGTACGAATGGCAGCTTCACCCAGGACTGTTCGGGTTCATCGACAAATTATGGGGACCGCACACGGTCGATCGTTTTGCGACGCTGGCAAACGCACAATTACCTGTTTTCAACAGTCGGTTTGCGGAACCGCTTACTTCAGGAATCGACGCATTGGCACAGAACGACTGGGCAGCGCACAACAACTTTTGCAACCCACCATTCCGCATGATAGGTCAAGTACTGCAAACAATCGCGCAAAGACAGGCACATGCCACTATAATAGCACCGCTATGGCCGGCCCAGCCATGGTTCCAGACTCTCAGGGAAATGTCAATTTGCCCACCCCTAAAACGTCCAAAAGGGAAAGCGTGTATCCCATGCGGAGCACAACCGGAACCATGGAAAAACAACCGGTGGAAAGTGTATGCTTGGAGAATTTGTGGACACGGACATTGA